A window of the Electrophorus electricus isolate fEleEle1 chromosome 11, fEleEle1.pri, whole genome shotgun sequence genome harbors these coding sequences:
- the agt gene encoding angiotensinogen: MNVVLLALLIVSYLATGGTNRVYVHPFYLFSFENISCEVIQSKDPKPLETIHPVTRLQDSTEPDPRPSTRPKTLKNLSQRTAVLAELQNSLGLRMFEKLSCRKDTGNILLSPFNAFGSLVTLYLGASKKTAIPYQQLLGVNWESDRADCVYLIDGHTVLRTLQAINSLIDGPWDELRTLVWTFVSSDANLSKDYVRGMQDFSDASFVRAVNFSQPEEAEAQVNSFIHNTSDSKMENLFTALSPSTNLLFASSVHFKGSWRTAFQPEKTNIQDFRIDKKSSVKVPFMIHTGDYMHLDDPGRKCSIVKLSLSKRTYMLLVLPHVEACMQDIEDQLLKKIIATWDKRLKERYLELSLPKFSVTAVTDLRSVLSDLAVEKYLLGSDAHFERLSSKENFTVDKVLNNVFFDMSEEGTEVQSKSQDVKVPLKVTVNRPFFFAIIEGTSNAILLLGKILNPTI; encoded by the exons ATGAATGTGGTGCTCTTGGCTCTTCTAATCGTCTCCTACCTGGCAACAGGAGGAACCAACCGCGTGTACGTGCATCCTTTCTATCTCTTCAGCTTTGAAAACATCAGCTGTGAAGTCATCCAAAGTAAGGACCCTAAGCCTCTGGAGACTATCCATCCTGTGACTCGGCTCCAAGACAGCACCGAGCCAGACCCTCGCCCCAGCACTAGGCCCAAGACCCTGAAGAACCTGTCCCAGCGCACTGCCGTGCTGGCTGAACTGCAGAATTCTCTGGGCCTGCGTATGTTTGAAAAGCTCAGCTGCAGGAAGGACACTGGCAAcatcctgctctctcctttCAATGCGTTTGGTTCCCTAGTAACTCTATACCTTGGGGCCTCAAAGAAAACCGCCATCCCCTACCAGCAGCTGCTGGGTGTCAACTGGGAGTCGGATCGGGCCGACTGCGTATACCTGATAGATGGGCACACGGTGTTACGTACGCTGCAGGCCATCAACTCGTTAATCGACGGACCTTGGGATGAGCTCAGGACTCTCGTTTGGACCTTCGTGAGCAGTGATGCTAACCTCTCCAAAGACTATGTGCGCGGGATGCAGGACTTCTCGGACGCCTCGTTCGTTCGAGCAGTGAACTTTTCCCAGCCTGAGGAGGCTGAGGCACAAGTCAACTCCTTCATCCACAATACGTCAGACAGCAAGATGGAGAACCTCTTTACAGCTCTCAGTCCATCCACGAACCTGTTGTTTGCTAGTTCTGTACATTTCAAAG GCAGTTGGAGAACAGCTTTCCAACCAGAGAAAACTAATATTCAAGACTTCAGGATTGATAAGAAGTCCAGTGTTAAAGTACCGTTTATGATACACACTGGTGACTACATGCATCTCGATGACCCTGGCAGGAAGTGCTCTATAGTCAAACTCAGTCTTAGCAAACGGACCTACATGCTACTGGTGCTGCCTCACGTAGAAGCCTGCATGCAAGACATTGAAGATCAACTCCTGAAAAAAATCATAGCTACATGGGATAAACGTCTAAAAGAACG GTACTTGGAACTGTCTCTGCCTAAATTCTCAGTGACTGCTGTGACTGACCTAAGGTCAGTGTTATCTGATCTGGCTGTTGAGAAATATCTGCTGGGCTCTGACGCCCACTTTGAGAGACTCAGCAGCAAGGAGAACTTCACAGTTGATAAG GTGCTCAACAATGTGTTTTTTGACATGTCTGAAGAAGGGACTGAAGTTCAGAGCAAGTCTCAAGATGTGAAAGTTCCCCTCAAAGTCACTGTCAACAGACCCTTCTTCTTTGCCATTATAGAGGGTACCTCTAATGCCATACTTTTGTTGGGAAAGATCCTGAATCCAACTATATAA